In the Streptomyces fradiae ATCC 10745 = DSM 40063 genome, GAGCACCCCGGACGAGCTCTGGCAGAACCTCGTCGCCGGCGTGTCCAGCATCGGCGACGCCCCCGAGGGCAAGCGCGGCTGGGCCCACCTGTGGTCCGAGGCGGGCGCCGACGACGTGCGCATGGGCTGGGTCGACGGCGTCGAGTACTTCGACGCCGCCCGCTTCGGGCTCACCGACCGCGAGGCGCGCCGCATGGACCCGCTCCAGCGGATCCTGCTCAGCGTCACCGCCGAGGCCATGGAGAGCTGCGGCCGGGACCACACCTCGCTCGGCGCCGCCACCGGCGTCTTCGTCGGCGCCATCGCCAGCGACTTCCCGGAGATCGTGGCCCGCAGCATCGGCCACTCCGACCCGCACGTGGCCACCGGCACGGCCCCCTCCATGGTCGCCAACCGCCTGTCCCACGTCTTCGACTGGTCCGGCCCGAGCTTCGCCGTCGACACGGCCTGCTCGTCGTCCCTCGTCGCCCTGCACGAGGCCGCCATGCACCTGCGGGCCGGCGAGGTCGACGCCGCCGTGGTGGCCGCCGCCAACCTGGTGCTCACCCCGGCCAAGACCCGCTCCTTCACCCGCAACGGCATGCTCTCCCCGCAGGGCGCCTGCCGGGCCTTCGACGACGCCGCCGACGGCTACGTGCGGGGCGAGGGCGCCGGCGCCCTCATCCTCAAGCGGCTCTCCGACGCCGAGCGCGACGGGGACCCGGTCCTCGCCGTCATCCGCGGCACCGCCGTCAACCACACCGGCGGCAGCGCCGGCTTCCTCACCGCGCCCAGCAGGCCGGCCCAGGAAGCCGTGCTGCGCCGGGCGCTGGCCCGCTCCGGGCGCGCCGCCGCCGACATCGGCTACGTCGAGGCGCACGGCACCGGCACCCAGCTCGGCGACCTCATCGAGCTGGAGGCCCTCCACGCGGTGCTCGGCGAGCCCGCCGGCCGCACGCCGGTCGCGGTGGGCTCCGTGAAGACCAACATCGGCCACCTGGAGCCCGCCGCGGGCATCGCCGGCCTCATCAAGACGGTGCTGGCGCTCCAGGCGGCCCACATCCCGCCGTCCCTGAACTACGAGACCCCGAACCGGTCGTTCGACTTCGACGGCTCCCCGCTGTTCGTGGCCGACCGGCTCCTCCCGTGGGGCCCCGGCCCGCGCGTCGCGGGCGTCAGCAGCTTCGGCTTCGGCGGTGCGAACGCCCACGTCGTGGTCGAGGCCGCACCGGGCACGGAGCAGGGCGGCACGGACTCCGGTCCGCAGCTCCTGGTCCTCTCGGCCGGCTCCGACGACGCGCTGCGCACCCTCGCCCGCCGGCTCGTGCTCATGCTGCGCTCCGCCTACTGCCCCTCCCTGGAGGCCCTGGCCGAGGCGAGCCGGCTGCGTCCGGCCGGGGTGCACCGGCTGGCGTGCGTCGCGGACAGCGCCGAGCAGCTCCAGGACAAGCTCCAGCTGTTCCTGGCCGGCGTCGAGGACGTCCGCTCCCTCCACGTGGGGGTCGCGTCCACGGCGGCACGCCCGTACGGGCTGCCCACCTCCGCGCCCGCGGACCGCGCCGAACTCGCCGCCGCGGCGCAGGCGTTCGTCGCGGGCGCCGACCTCGCCGCCGGGCCGCGCCGCCGGTCGGGGGTGCGCTTCCCGACCGCGCCGCACGCCGAGAAGTACCTGTGGCTCGAGCCCGCGCAGCAGCCAGCGCCCGCTCCCGCCCGTACGCGCAGCACATGGACGGACCACCCGGAGGCCGCGGAGCACCTCGTGCTCGGCCGGCCCACCCTGCCGGGGGCCGGCTACCCGGCCAAGGTCGCCGACTTCCTCGGCCAGGACCGCTTCGGGCTGCGCGACCTCACCTTCCGGGCGGCCGTCGAGGCCCCCGCCACGCTCACGGCCGCGCGGGACGGCGACGCCCTCGCCTTCCGCGACGGCTCCGGCGCCCTGGTGTGCACCGCCACCCTGACCGCGCCCGAGCGGCCCGCGCTCGCCGCCCCGCCCGCCGCGCACGGCTTCACCGAGGTCGGGCTCGACGCGATGTACGCCGCGTTCGCCCGCTCCGGGCTGGACTACGGCAGCGGCTTCCGCACGGTGGCGTCCCTGTCGGTCGCCCCCGCCTCCGGGGAGGCCGTGGGCGTCCTGCGCGGCGACGCCGCCGGGACCGTGGACGCCCGGCTCCTGGACGGCGCCTTCCAGGTCGCGCTCGCCGCGTGCGGCGCGCAGGGGCTGTACGTCCCCTTCACCGTCGAGCGGCTCACCGTCCTCGGCCGGCTGCCCGCCACCGCCCGCGTGTACGCCCGGCGCGACCGGGACTCCGGGCCGGACTCGGGTCTGCTGACCGCCAGCCTGGTCGTCCTCGACGGCGACGAGCCCGTGCTGGAGGCGCGGGGCATCACCTGGAAGCGGCTCTCCGCGGCCCCGTCCGGGCCGGGCGCGGCCGGTGACACCGGCCACGGCCACCGCCCGGCCCCGGCGCCGGTGCGGGCCCCGGCCCCGGCTCCGGCCCCCGTGCCCGCCGCCAACGGGCACCTGCCCGGCGGCCGGCCGGGCCGCGCGCTGGAGGCGGCGCTGGCCGAGTGGGTGGCCGCCGCCCTGGAGCTGGACGCCGCCGAACTGGAGACCGACCGCCCGCTCCAGGAGCAGGGCCTCGACTCCATGCTCGCCGTCTCGCTGGCCCAGGACATCCGGGCCCGCCTCGGCGTCGACATCCCGGTGACCCTCGTCCTGGAGGTCGGCACGGTCGACCGCCTCGCGGAGGAGCTGCGGGACGAGTACGGCGTCACCGCCCCGCCCGCCGACGCGACCGGCCTCCCGGCCGGCGCCGACGCGGGCGAGCCGGGCGGCGGGCCGGCGCACGTACCGGCCCCGGACCCGGCGCCGGCCGCCGCGCCCGCCCCGGCCCTGGCCGCCGTGCCCACCGGGGCTCCGGCCCCGGCCCCCGGCCCGGCCCCGGCCCCCGCCGCGCTCGCGGCCGTCCCCGCCGCCCCCGAGGCGGCGGACGCCGACACGCACGACATCGCCGTCATCGGCGTCGACGGGGTGTTCCCCAACGCCGGGAGCACCGACGAGCTGTGGCGGGTCCTGGTGGAGGGCGAGGACTGCCTGACCGAGGTCCCGGCCTCCCGCTGGGACATCGACGCCTACTACGGGACGGACGGCGCCCCCGGCACCGTCTACCTGCGGCGGGCGGGCTTCGTCGAGGGCCTGACCGACTTCGACCCCGGCTTCTTCCGGCTCTCGCCCGCCGAGGCCGAGTGGATCGACCCGCAGCAGCGCCACCTCGTCCAGTCCGCCTGGCGGGCCCTGGAGGACGCGGGCCTGGCGGGCAAGGCCCAGCCGGCCACCGGCGTCTTCGTCGGCGCCAGCTACCAGCACTACCGCGACACCGTCGTCGGGGACGTCGTCCAGACGCCCGCCGGCCTGGGCAACCACAACGCGATCCTGGCGAACCGGGTGAGTTTCTTCCTGGATCTGCACGGGCCGAGCATGACGATCGACACGCTGTGCTCGTCGTCGCTGGTGGCGCTGCACACGGCGGTGCGCAGCATGCGCGCCGGGGAGTGCGAGCAGGCCGTCGTCGCCGGCGTGCACCTGGGCATGTCCCCCCAGTACTTCCAGCTCGGCTCCCGCCTGCGCTCGTTCTCCCCGTCCAACGCCCTGCGGCCGTTCGACTCGGGTGCGGACGGGTTCGTGCCGGGTGAGGGTGTGGTGACGGTGGTGCTGAAGCCGCTGCGGGCGGCTCTGCGTGACGGTGACCGGGTGCGCGGTGTCATCAAGGGCACGGCGGTGAACCACGGTGGCCGGACGAGTGGGTTGACGGTGCCGAGCAGTGCGGCGCAGCAGTCGGTGATCTCCGCCGCGCTCGCGGACGCGGGGGTGCCGGTGGAGTCGATCGGTCTGGTGGAGGCGCATGGCACGGGGACGAGTCTGGGCGATCCGATCGAGGTCGAGGGGCTGACGCGTGCGTGGCGTGCGCTGACGGATCGTTCGCAGTTCTGTGCGATCGGTTCGCTGAAGGGGAACGTGGGTCATCTGGAGCCGGCGGCCGGTCTGGCGGGTCTGGTGAAGGTGCTGTTGTCGATGGAGCGGGGCATGGTTCCGCCGTCGCTGCATGTGGTGCGGCCCAACGACCACATCCGTTTCGAGGACACGCCGTTCTTCCTGGCGGACCGGGTCATGGAGTGGCCGCGTCCGCAGGGCGGTCCGCGTCGTGGCGCGGTGAGCGCGTTCGGGATGGGCGGGGTCAACGCCCACGTCATCCTGGAGGAGGCGCCCGCGGCCCCCGCCCGGGAGGTCGTGGCACAGGAGTCCTACCTCGTCCGCGTGGACGCGGCCGACGAGACCTCCGTCCGGGCGCTGGCCGGCGCCTACGCCGACCGGCTGGCCGAGGTGGACGCCGACCAGCTGGGCGACTTCGCCTACACGGCCAACACCGGCCGGGCCGGTCACCGCTTCGGTGCGGTCGTCTCGGGGGGTGACGCGGGGGAGCTCGCGGTCGCGCTGCGGGACGTCGCCTCCGGCACCTCCGCCGTCGCCCGCAAGCGCGGCGGGAACGCGGCGCCCGTGGCCTTCATGTTCACCGGCCAGGGCTCGCAGTACGCGGGCATGGGCCGGGGCCTGTACGCCACCGAGCCCGTGTTCCAGGACGCGCTCGACGAGTGCGCGTCGCTGCTCGCCGGCCACCTCGACGTACCGCTGACGGAGCTGCTGTTCGGCTCGTCGGCTCACCTGCTCGACTCGACCCGGTTCGCTCAGGTGGGGATTGTGGCGGTGCAGGTGGGGTTGGTGCGGTGGTTGGAGTCGGTGGGGGTGCGTGCGGATGTGGTGGTGGGTCACAGTCTGGGTGAGTTGACGGCTGCGTGGGCTGCGGGTGTGGTGGGTCTGGGGGATCTGCTGCGTCTGGCGGTGGTGCGGGGTCGGTTGATGGAGTCGCAGCCGGGTGAGGGTGCGATGGCGGCGGTGCACGGGGACGCGGAGGCGGTCCTGGAGGCGCTGCGGGCGTTTCCCGGTGTCGAGGTGGCGGCGTTCAACTCGCCCAGGGTGGTGACGGTTTCGGGTCCTGCGGACGTGGTGGCGCGGTTCCGTGAGGAGTCGGGTCTGCGGTCGCAGGCGTTGGTGGTGAGCCACGCTTTCCATTCGGCTTTGATGGAGGGTGCGGTTGCACCGTTCGCCGAGGCGGTGTCGGGGGCGGTGTTGTCGGCTCCTTCGGTGGCGTTCGCTTCGTCGGTGACGGGTGGGTGGCACACGGCGGGGTCGGCGGTGGATCCGGGGCATTGGGCGCGGGGGATTCGTGAGCCGGTGCGGTTTGCGGAGGCTGTCGCGTTGGTGGGTTCGGTGGGTGCGGGTGTGGTGTGGGAGATCGGTTCCCAGCCGCAGTTGACGTCGTTGGCGCGGGCGTCGTGGCAGGGGGGTGAGCCGGTGTGGTTGACCACGTTGCGGCGTGACCGTGTCGACCAGGCCGAGGTGCATGCCGCTCTGGCCGCTTACGCGAACTCCGGGTCGGGAGTCGTGGACTGGGCCGGTGTGCATGCCGGCAAGGGCCATCGGACGACGACCCTGCCCACCTACCCCTTCAACCGGCAGGACCTGGTGGCGCCCCCGGCCCGCCGCGAACGCGCGGCGAGCACCCTGGGCCACCCGCTCTTCGACCGTCACTACGAGCACCGGAGCGAGGGACAGTGACGCATCCCGCCGAGACGTACGAGAAGACCTTCACGGGCCAGGAGCCCTTCATCGCCCAGCACCGCTCCGCGGGGACCGGGCTGCTGCCCGCCGCCGTGCAGCTGGAGATGGCGCTCGTCGGCGTGGCGAGGCGCCGGCCGTTCGCTCCCCTGGAGCTGACCGGCGTGTCGTTCCTCCGCCCCCTGATGATCGCCGACCGCGCCAGCGCGCCGGTCCGCCTCGACGTGACCCCCGGCACCGACCGGACCCGCTTCGAGCTGACCACCGTCGCGGCCGGCAGCCGCAAGCAGCTGTCGACCGGCGCCGGACGGTTCCTCCCGGCGGACGCGCGGCCCCCGCGCGCCGACGCGGACCACGGGCCCGCCGCCCGGGACATCGCCCCGGACCGCCTCTACACCGGCTGGGAGCGCGAGGGACTCCAGTACGGTCCCGACTTCCGCACCGTCCGCGCGCTGTCCGTCGGAGACGGCGGAACGGCCCGCGCCACCCTGCGGTCCGACGCCGAACCGATGCCCTGGTACGCCCACCCGCTGCTGGTGGACGGCGTCTTCCAGGTCGTCAGCTGCGCCCTGCAGGACCTGACGGGCGAGGACGGCCCGTATCCCATGCTGCCGATCGGTGTGGAGCGGCTCGCCCTCTTCACCGACCTGTCGGCGCTGACGGGAGAGGTCACCGTCCACGTCCGCCGCACGAGCGACGACGGTGCCTACGCCACCGCCGACGCGCTGCTGCTGGGCCCCGCCGGTGACGTCCTCGCCCAGTTCCAGGGCGTGCGGATGCGGCGTACGACCACCGTGACGCGCACACCCGGCGCGGCGGCCTCGACGGCCGCCGCCTCGCCGGCCTCCGCCACGGAGGCCGGCGCGGCGCGGACCCCCGACCCGGCCGCCGTCCGGCGGGAGCCGCTGCCCGT is a window encoding:
- a CDS encoding polyketide synthase: MKANCYLIGGTRVLTQCGARLLDAGVTIEGVLSDDPAVVAWAGAHDVPVHDPAGDLTALLSERPFDYLFSMVNFRILPGAVLGLPKIAAINFHDGPLPRYSGSHVPAWALYEGAPRHAATWHLMTEAVDAGGVLLERWFPVRDHATALSLTYEAAETGIELFADLVPHVARRTLPEVLDTSGRERRFYRRSARMAGGGVIHAGTTAAEAVRLVKALDYGSFPNPLGVAALVTEQGAVYTRQARLIPRDETRTETTVLSVTTTAITLAAPDADLVLSDWRAVDGSTLSGQAAAQRLGIAPGAPLPAVSEERLAGIADAQKLLRPHEPWWRARLEDVRPAPLAADDFSAATAHYGHYELAYVPASREESVAVFRAFLAAVAERVGEEVFDFAWSPSGARVLAERTHGLTAARFPVRYDGGTARTLRERLDEAAARHGYTGDLEVRLGLAGRPLGADEPSFTRVMVLERAPGEEASADPHTEIALLCLTDGPPTIFVRETAMGEDEALDFVERVEDLAMAALLQGDEPPTESTASAEPAASAESGAETAGEPVEETGGPTVLDLFAAAAAERPGAVAVRAGNRTLDYAGLDGWADAVAARLHDEGIERGSVVGVLLERDTALLPAMLGILRVGASFLPLDPGYPVDRLRRYVDVSDCELILTDARTHDLGASLGPARRVPEPDGAAQAVPPRVTAADLAYTLFTSGSTGDPKGVEIGHGALADFLTGIGGRLGVTADDTVLAHTTVAFDISLLELLLPLTVGATVVLASRETAADPYRLAELASRVSVAQATPSLWRLLLGTGWTPHASLTVLSGGEALSPATAERLHEPARALWNLYGPTEATIWAAAHRVESVGTFLPLGEPLPHMELHVLDEELNPCAAGSTGELYLSGTGLARGYAGRPDLTREVFVDHPATGTRLYRTGDEVRLHADGAVEWLGRTDAQVKVRGHRIEPAEIERVLERIDGVTAAVVVAARFEGRGEPRLTAYLVGDAVPGKSRLDALVGAALPAYMVPDAYVDLDVLPLTDNGKVARAKLPLPTRDTILRSGEEPESGAAPEAGPESAPETAAAPEPATVAEPAAAPVAEATTESAGATESAETVESAGTVESAEPGMTEEALARSIARVFAATLDHPGFDVHANFFDLGGDSVNVTVAAARLGDELGASVTAPAIFASGTPVKLARLLGAEGVVPLRDQETETAVETAPAAAAPAASAPATPVTPAAPVTPAARSTAPATPSAAPVPAPAAARPADDGALAVIGMACRFPGASTPDELWQNLVAGVSSIGDAPEGKRGWAHLWSEAGADDVRMGWVDGVEYFDAARFGLTDREARRMDPLQRILLSVTAEAMESCGRDHTSLGAATGVFVGAIASDFPEIVARSIGHSDPHVATGTAPSMVANRLSHVFDWSGPSFAVDTACSSSLVALHEAAMHLRAGEVDAAVVAAANLVLTPAKTRSFTRNGMLSPQGACRAFDDAADGYVRGEGAGALILKRLSDAERDGDPVLAVIRGTAVNHTGGSAGFLTAPSRPAQEAVLRRALARSGRAAADIGYVEAHGTGTQLGDLIELEALHAVLGEPAGRTPVAVGSVKTNIGHLEPAAGIAGLIKTVLALQAAHIPPSLNYETPNRSFDFDGSPLFVADRLLPWGPGPRVAGVSSFGFGGANAHVVVEAAPGTEQGGTDSGPQLLVLSAGSDDALRTLARRLVLMLRSAYCPSLEALAEASRLRPAGVHRLACVADSAEQLQDKLQLFLAGVEDVRSLHVGVASTAARPYGLPTSAPADRAELAAAAQAFVAGADLAAGPRRRSGVRFPTAPHAEKYLWLEPAQQPAPAPARTRSTWTDHPEAAEHLVLGRPTLPGAGYPAKVADFLGQDRFGLRDLTFRAAVEAPATLTAARDGDALAFRDGSGALVCTATLTAPERPALAAPPAAHGFTEVGLDAMYAAFARSGLDYGSGFRTVASLSVAPASGEAVGVLRGDAAGTVDARLLDGAFQVALAACGAQGLYVPFTVERLTVLGRLPATARVYARRDRDSGPDSGLLTASLVVLDGDEPVLEARGITWKRLSAAPSGPGAAGDTGHGHRPAPAPVRAPAPAPAPVPAANGHLPGGRPGRALEAALAEWVAAALELDAAELETDRPLQEQGLDSMLAVSLAQDIRARLGVDIPVTLVLEVGTVDRLAEELRDEYGVTAPPADATGLPAGADAGEPGGGPAHVPAPDPAPAAAPAPALAAVPTGAPAPAPGPAPAPAALAAVPAAPEAADADTHDIAVIGVDGVFPNAGSTDELWRVLVEGEDCLTEVPASRWDIDAYYGTDGAPGTVYLRRAGFVEGLTDFDPGFFRLSPAEAEWIDPQQRHLVQSAWRALEDAGLAGKAQPATGVFVGASYQHYRDTVVGDVVQTPAGLGNHNAILANRVSFFLDLHGPSMTIDTLCSSSLVALHTAVRSMRAGECEQAVVAGVHLGMSPQYFQLGSRLRSFSPSNALRPFDSGADGFVPGEGVVTVVLKPLRAALRDGDRVRGVIKGTAVNHGGRTSGLTVPSSAAQQSVISAALADAGVPVESIGLVEAHGTGTSLGDPIEVEGLTRAWRALTDRSQFCAIGSLKGNVGHLEPAAGLAGLVKVLLSMERGMVPPSLHVVRPNDHIRFEDTPFFLADRVMEWPRPQGGPRRGAVSAFGMGGVNAHVILEEAPAAPAREVVAQESYLVRVDAADETSVRALAGAYADRLAEVDADQLGDFAYTANTGRAGHRFGAVVSGGDAGELAVALRDVASGTSAVARKRGGNAAPVAFMFTGQGSQYAGMGRGLYATEPVFQDALDECASLLAGHLDVPLTELLFGSSAHLLDSTRFAQVGIVAVQVGLVRWLESVGVRADVVVGHSLGELTAAWAAGVVGLGDLLRLAVVRGRLMESQPGEGAMAAVHGDAEAVLEALRAFPGVEVAAFNSPRVVTVSGPADVVARFREESGLRSQALVVSHAFHSALMEGAVAPFAEAVSGAVLSAPSVAFASSVTGGWHTAGSAVDPGHWARGIREPVRFAEAVALVGSVGAGVVWEIGSQPQLTSLARASWQGGEPVWLTTLRRDRVDQAEVHAALAAYANSGSGVVDWAGVHAGKGHRTTTLPTYPFNRQDLVAPPARRERAASTLGHPLFDRHYEHRSEGQ